One Ogataea parapolymorpha DL-1 chromosome VI, whole genome shotgun sequence DNA window includes the following coding sequences:
- a CDS encoding Vesicle-associated membrane protein-associated protein SCS2 — protein sequence MQISPKHIEFEPPFTTSATSSITITNDSQTSIAFKVKTTAPKLYCVRPNASIVKPGSSMDVSIIFQGLPKEPAIGTKCKDKFLIVSVPCSDDLDPKSVSTIWPELQSQAGSTTDVKVKVVFNYSSLTNTIQEESSQQSKSDDRDTAVLAAAPLANGYSGSDEKPVSEKKAVSSDDVLPETMPLAPATTDNKEAAAAVAPAKQEPATTSTSSSNVYVVAVLLVILAVLYAKFLL from the exons atgcaaaTAAGTCCTAAACATATAGAGTTTGAGC CACCGTTCACGACCTCGGCCACGAGCTCCATCACAATCACCAACGATTCGCAAACCAGTATCGCTTTCAAAGTGAAAACCACAGCCCCAAAGCTTTACTGCGTGCGTCCTAATGCCTCGATCGTCAAGCCTGGATCGAGCATGGATGTGTCTATCATATTTCAGGGACTTCCAAAGGAGCCTGCGATTGGCACCAAGTGCAAAGATAAATTCCTGATCGTTTCCGTCCCATGCTCCGATGATCTCGATCCAAAATCCGTTTCCACCATATGGCCCGAGCTTCAATCCCAAGCGGGCTCCACCACTGATGTGAAGGTCAAGGTGGTCTTTAACTACAGTAGCTTGACCAACACTATCCAGGAAGAATCTTCACAGCAATCTAAATCAGACGATAGGGACACCGCTGTGTTGGCAGCTGCTCCATTGGCCAATGGCTACAGTGGCTCAGATGAAAAACCCGTCTCCGAAAAGAAAGCGGTGAGTTCCGACGATGTGTTACCAGAGACCATGCCTTTGGCCCCAGCTACCACTGACAACaaagaagctgctgcagccGTTGCTCCAGCTAAGCAGGAACCTGCTACTACTTCtacttcttcttccaaCGTGTACGTTGTGGCCGTGCTCTTAGTTATTCTGGCTGTTTTGTACGCAAAGTTCCTGCTGTGA
- a CDS encoding putative secreted protein yields MKAMKTNLHLNLKFSRKDSSSASQSVPTPNSSVTGFMTPVDQGQSFLFQTPAVGLRRSDSVSSQYPELSKVNSFSSMTSSFDTADNSPVNLQNYEFSPVFDDILIGLYHSYANKPNITPFNINFPPSGIVSKISKQMYQRLISDRTIQLDKSQKTTDDLLTDSNQEICLSIIRRRLLDLCSAAAAESETLTRCNSVSSTSGPFIPQPRPSWLHQNPTFSATRLSSTDSLVDSVQITPQQVPPLQMPYRDAQTDISMITPPQSRAGYSPASSKPKLTIDHFSFENTAKLQSPFTETQFHFGPCTQSPSNPVFPKRPQKSNSLSSLFSGPGTPTGAAMPELEVDPLYNVTAQRKRDSLKLKRNMK; encoded by the coding sequence ATGAAGGCTATGAAGACCAATCTACATTTAAACTTGAAATTTTCGAGAAAGGACTCGAGTTCAGCATCCCAGTCTGTCCCGACGCCAAACAGCAGCGTGACTGGATTTATGACTCCCGTCGATCAGGGCCAGTCATTTTTGTTCCAGACGCCAGCAGTGGGCCTTAGAAGGTCGGACTCTGTCAGCTCCCAGTATCCGGAACTGTCTAAGGTGAACAGTTTCTCATCTATGACTTCGTCCTTTGACACGGCTGACAACAGTCCAGTGAACTTGCAGAACTACGAATTTAGTCCGGTTTTCGATGACATTCTAATAGGACTCTACCACTCATACGCAAACAAACCAAACATCACCCCTTTCAACATCAACTTTCCTCCATCTGGTATCGTTTCTAAAATTTCCAAGCAAATGTATCAACGCCTCATAAGTGACAGAACAATACAGTTGGACAAAAGTCAAAAAACCACAGACGATCTATTAACGGACTCTAACCAGGAGATATGTCTCTCAATTATCCGAAGACGGCTGCTCGACCTGTGCAgtgctgctgccgctgAGTCCGAGACTCTCACTCGCTGCAATTCTGTTTCCTCGACATCCGGCCCATTTATACCCCAGCCAAGACCCTCCTGGCTTCACCAAAACCCAACTTTCTCTGCCACCCGACTCTCCTCTACCGATTCCCTTGTTGATTCTGTCCAGATCACGCCTCAACAAGTGCCGCCGCTCCAGATGCCTTATAGAGACGCTCAGACCGATATTTCAATGATCACTCCGCCGCAGTCTAGGGCTGGCTACTCCCCTGCATCATCAAAACCAAAACTGACTATTGACCACTTCTCCTTCGAAAACACTGCCAAATTGCAAAGCCCATTCACAGAGACACAGTTCCATTTTGGCCCATGTACGCAGTCTCCATCTAACCCCGTGTTTCCAAAGAGGCCACAAAAATCTaactcgctcagctcgctATTCTCTGGACCTGGCACACCGACAGGAGCGGCAATGCCTGAATTAGAGGTTGATCCTCTCTACAACGTCACAGCACAGCGGAAAAGAGATAGtctcaagctcaagagaaACATGAAGTAG